The sequence GGGAGCGATAACATCCCCGGTGCCGTGAATCATGAAGGCAGGGCCCTGGTATCTGACAGCTGTTTCATAGATAGGCAGAGTCTGAGCTGTAAGCACATAATTTCTGCCCAAGGTCAGGCCTTTTTTGATGGGGATGGTCTCGGGGACATTGTTGGCGTCATAGCGGGACCCCTGGCAGTCTCCGCGAATAGCATCCTCACGCAGTACAGCTGCCGGGGCCATCAGGGCCAGGCTTTTGACCTTATCGGTGCCCAGAAGGCCTGCGGTCATGCTGGCCACAACGCCGCCTTGGGAATGGCCTGCCAGGGAAATGGAAGTGACGTTAGGAAGCTTGGCTGCATAGTCGTAGACTTTCTTGGCGTCTTCGATTTCATTGAGCACCGTCATATCCTGGAAGCGGCCTTCGCTTTTGCCATGGCCGTTGAAATCAAAACGCAGCGTGGCAATACCTTCCTTTTCCAGGTCATTGGCCAAAGTCTGCATCAGTTTCGTATCTTTGTTAGAGGTAAAACCGTGGCAGACAATAACTAGAGGGTACTTCTTGGCTCCATCAGGAGTCTGAAGTACGGCGGCAAGTTTGCCATGGTCGCCCTGAATGATTAAATCCTTACTTTGGGCAAAGCTTACTCCCGTGCCGATGGTCATCAGCCCCATGGTCAACAGCGAAGCGGTAATAAGTTTTTTCAGCTTAAAAATTTTCATGCTTCTATCTCCAAAATCATTTTTTCAGACGGCTGTAGTTGGCATCAAAGTAGCGACCTTCACGGATCTCATTGGTCATTCCTTCATAAGGAGCTTCGGCAATGACATCTTCATTATCAAGGCCGGCCTTGCCGATATAGGTGATTTTGGCAAACTCAGGCACCAGATACTTGGGATAATTCTCGTATTTATCCCGGGATTCGTGCATAAGGTCGATATGTTCATTTTGGAAGCAGACAGTGATTTCAGGATGGTCCTGCACCCATTTGGGGAAGAAGATGGTGCCGTGCATCTTGTTTTCGTTGGGCATGAAGTCCAAGGCCACATCTGTACCAGTGGGCTCCGTCCAGGTAACTTTGAATACGCCGTCGGTCAGTTTGACAATATCTGCTTTCTGGTCTTTTACCCAGCGGCCTGCCACCATGCCGCCATGGATGCGGTAGTCTACCGTATGGTCATTTTTGGCATACCATTCGTATTCCCAGCCATTGTCATAGGTGTAGATAAAATGGGTTCCGAGAAAATCGCTAAGGTCTTTGAATTTCATAAGTAAGCACTCCCTTTTTATGTATCTATAAACATGTAATTAAATACACATTTCCTTTGTGCTTTTATATTAAACCTGGCACAGAAGATTGTCAAGAAAAAAAATATGTAAATAATTACATCTTTTTTCTCGTGTCATGATATAATGGAAAAAACGGAAGCGGAGGAAATCGTGATGGCACAGAAGAATGTTCTTAAATACGTGGTATTAGGCTTGTTGTCCCATGGAAATTTAACAGGTTATGATATCAAGAAACTTTTTGAGGGTGAGTTGGGAGATTTTTGGTATTCCAACCATAGCCAGATTTACCCGGAGCTGAAAAAGATGGAAGATAGCGGCCTGATTGCATCCTATGAGGATACAGTAGGGCAGAAAATGACCAAGACATACTATCGAATCCTGCCACAGGGTGAAGAGGAGCTGTCAGGGTGGCTGAGTGAGCCTTTAAATGCCCTGCCGCCAACCAGAGATGAATTTTCCATGAAGCTGTATTTGCTGAATGATGCAAAGAACCCCCTGGTAAAACAGATATTCGCCCAGGAGATTGCCCGCCATGAGGAAAAGCTGCAATATCTGGAGTCGCGGTGGGAAACTTTGTTTACAGCAGAAGAGGAACAGGCGAAACACTATGGTCATTCGCTGATATTGCGGCAGGCAATCAACAGGGAAAAGCAGCGTCTTCAATGGCTGCGTGAGGAGCAGGCCCACCTTCCTCAATGATATTGTATTAGAATAAAGCCTCTCTCGTTGAATGTCTGTCACTCAGCAAGAGGGGCTTTATCCTTAGTTGATTTCCATGATAATAATATGATATCATCGATGGCTGCACTGTCCATCTTTTGTATTTGTAAAAGTGGTTCTGTTTTGATATACTTAGTTTAGTAATATGTAAATTACTAAAAAAGAGGTGAGTAAAATTGTATAACGATGCTTTCGTGGGAAGAGAACGCGAGTTGACCAAGCTGGACAAGATGTACAGCAGTAAAAAACAGAATGTAGCACTGATTTATGGCCGCCGTCGTGTAGGAAAAAGTGAATTGATAAAGCACTTTATTCAGAAATATAACCATGATGCAGTATACTATGAGTGCAAGCAGACGACAGAACTGAATAATGTTAGTTCCTTGTCCACATTGATATCCGAGAAGTTTTCTCTTCCTCCACTGGCTTTTTCTGGCATAGAAGAGCTACTGGAATTTATGTTCAAGCAGGCATGTGAGAAGAAGATAATCCTAGTATTGGATGAATACCCCTACTTGCAGAAAACGGTAACAGGATTGGACAGTATTCTACAATCCCTTATAGACCGATATATGAGCAAATCACAAATGAAGCTTATAATATGTGGCTCCTTTGTGGAAACGATGAAAAAGCTGTTGCTGAGACATAATCCTTTATATGGGCGAGTATCTTTGGTACTGAATCTGAAGCCGATGAATTATCTGGAGTCGGCCAAGTTCTATCCGTCGTTTTCCAATGAAGATAAAGTGAGGCTTTACAGCGTTTTTGGTGGTATTCCCTACTATAACAGCCTTATAGATGAAGAACTGTCGGTAAAAGAAAATATTATGGAGCTCCTAACTCTGCCTGGTTCACGGTTGGAAGATGAAGTTTCTATGTATTTGAACGCAGAACTGTCCAAAATCACCAATGCCAACGAGGTGTTTGAGGCTTTAACAAGAGGCTTTACCCGTTTTAGTGATATTTTATCGCAATCTCATATAACAAACAGTCCTACCTTATCCAAGGTGCTGGAAAAGCTTATAAATATGGACATGGTGGAGAAAGAAGCACCAATCAATGATTCGAATAACAAGAAGAAAACTGGGTATTATATCAGCGACAATATGTCAAGTTTCTACTATAAATATGTATTTCGGTATGCCTCACAGCGGCGTATAATGAACCCGGAAGTATTCTACGAACGTTACATTGAAAAGGATTTTGAACAGACATATGTTCCCAAGAGATTCGAGGATATTTGCAAGCAGTTCCTTATACTTAAAAATCAACAGGGAGATATGGCAGAGCCATTTGAAGCTATAGGGAAGTATTATTACGACCTGCCCAAGGAGCACAAGAATGGTGAATTTGACGTAGTAACAAAAGACGACCGAGGTTATGCTTTTTATGAAGCAAAATTTAGGGAAACTCCTGTTACTGCGGCCATGATTGAGGAAGAAATAAGACAGGTTAATGACACGGGGCTGTACTGCTATCAATATGGGTTCTTTTCAAGGTCAGGCTATGAAGACTTTACACGGTCAGATGTTGTCAAATATACCTTAGATGATTTGTATAATACATAAGACACGTTTTCATACTGATGGTAAGATACAGACAAATATATTGGTCATCGGAGGACAGTATGCCGTAGCACGGGGGGATAGCAGGGAGATTTTCCTGCAGGCCGCCTGTCGGATAAGGTGTCGGGTGAGCCCGGATTCTGTGATTTTTTCGCAGGCCCGGGCTTTTTTCTATGCCCGGGCTGCCAAAGGAGACTATATGCATTCGGAAATCTTTTCAAAATTGCCGCCTACTGCGATGGACTCCGCCAGAATGCGGATGCAGGTGTAAACTGCCGTGGTCTGCGTGGCCGCATTATGGACTCTAACTTAATGACATTGCTTCAGGGGGCTGTTTTTTGCTGGAAAATGGTGTTTTGAGTAGCAAGCAAACATTTTTATTGTGCATTGACAAGAACAGCAAAATGTTTATATAATAGGTTTATCAAATAACTATATAAACATATGGGAGTTTATTATGAACAGGAAAGATGTGCGTAATCACAATCTGAAAAAGATACGCAGTGCCCTGCGGTCAATGAGGCAGGCTACCAAGCCGCAGCTGGCTGAGCATACGGGCTTAAGCGTTATGACGGTAAATACGCTGGTGAAAATCCTGCAGGAGCATGGTGAAGTTGAACTCATGGAGGATTTCCTTCCCTCTGCCTCTGAGGAAGGGGGACGCCCTGCCCGGCAGTACCGTTATCTGGCCGACCGGCTGCTGGCCCTTGTCATGTGCTTTTACGAGGAGGCGGGGGAAAACAGAATGGAGCTGGGGGTAGAAAATCTTCTGGGGGATATCGTTTCTTCCGAGAAGGTTGCCTGCCATGAGGTATCCCAGGAACTTTTATTGGAGACTATCAGGCGGTATCAGGAAAACTATCCTCAGCTGGCTCTGGTGATGATGGGGCTTCCAGGAGTGGAAGTGGATGGTGTAATGGCTGTTATAGACTATCCAGCCTTGAAAGGCCTGCGGTTGCGGGAACAGCTGGAAGCTTCTACCGGGCTGCCGATTTATCTGGTTAATGACATAAATGCAGCTGTGTCTGGGTATGGCATGGTCTTGGGTCAGGCAGTAAGGCAGGAAACTGTGGTAGGCATCTACTGGCCACGTAATTACCCGCCAGGGGCAGGCATACTGCTGAATGGCAATCTTTATAAGGGGCGGGATGGACTGGCGGGAGAAATCTCCTGTGCTTTTGACCGCAGCACCTGCGTGCCTAAGGAGATTACTGTGGAGCAGGTAGCGGAAAAAATAGTCAGCTTTGTCCGTTTCTGGAATCCCCATCGCATCGTGCTGTATCATGAGGGGATAATACCTTGCATGGAGGCGGAAATCAGAAGCATGTGTGCCGTTTCCTTGCCGGAGCGTTTTATGCCGGACCTTATTCTGGGAAGGCCTTTGCGGGAGGATTATCGGCGTGGAGTACATGCTTTGGCGGGTAAGTTTCTGGAATCGTTGGGAAAGACAGGAGAGGATTCATGAATCAGGATTTGGAAAGGTCAAAGGCCAAGGAAAGGTATGCGGCGGGGAAAATGCGGCAGCATTCCACCAGAGCTTTGTTTTTCGTTGGCGGTTTTGGGGCAGCTTCCTGGGCTCCCTTGGTTCCCCTGCTTAGGGAACGGTTGGCCATTGGCGAGGATGTACTGGGGATGCTGCTGCTGTGCATCGGCATTGGCTCCCTTTTGACCATGCCGCTTTCCGGGGCAGCCGCTGTGCGTTTTGGCTGTCGGAAGACGCTGACTTTAGCGGGCACTTTCTTTGCTTTGTTTTTGCTGGCATTATGCTTGGTGGACAGTATGGTTTTGGCGGTGGTTTCCCTGCTTGTTTTTGGAGCCATGATGGGCTGTATTGATGTAGTGGCAAATATTCAGGCCGTATTGGTGGAAAAGGCTGCTAAACGCCGTTTGATGTCTGGCATGCATGCCCTGTGGAGCGTGGGAGGTTTTGCCGGGGCTGGGCTCTTTGGCATCTGGGTTGGTACTTTGGGGCTGACGCCCTTTATTTCCACCTGCATTGCAACCGGTATAATGCTGGCAACCTTGTCCATTTTTTCCCGCCATTTGCTGCCATTTGGGGGTGAAGGCGGTGGGGCTATGGTGGCTGTGCCTAAGGGAATTGTAACTTTTGTGGGCGTTGTGGCCTGCATTGCTTTCCTGGTGGAAGGGGCCATCATGGATTGGAGCGGTGTATTCCTGACCTCTGTCAGAGGTTTTGATATGTCTCTGGCTGGTACGGGCTTTACGGTCTTTTCTGCGGCTATGCTTATCATGCGGCTACTGGGGGATGCTACGGTACAGAAGCTGGGTCAGAAGCCTGTGGTGCTGGGAGGAAGTCTGCTGGCTTTCTTGGGCTTTCTGATGGTGATTTTTGCTCCGAGCCAGCTGCTCTTATATGCAGGCTTCTTTGCCATTGGCATTGGCAGTGCCAATATTGTGCCGGTGTTCTTTTCCCTGTTAGGCAAACAGAAGGATATGCCAATAAGTATGGCAGTACCGGCGGTAAGCACTCTGGGATATCTGGGAATCTTGATGGGGCCTGCGGCCATTGGCTTTTTGGCTCATCAGACCAGCCTTTATGCGGCCTTTGGTTTATTGGCTGCTTTGGTGGCGGTTCAGGCCATTATTGCGGCTTATGTTTATAAGAAAGTTTTGTAGAGGGGGAGTTTCTTATGTTGGCGGATTATCATGTGCATACGGATTTCAGCGATGATTCCCGTGAACCAATGGAGGAGCAGGCGAAAAAAGCTATTTCCCTGGGACTGAAGGTAATGTGCTTTACCGACCATGTGGATTATGGCATCAAGAAGGATTGGGACGAGGGCGATATTGAGTATCGCGGTGGCGATGGTATCGGTTTGGCGGCAGAGGAACTGCAACCCCTGGCCAACGTGGATTATCCCCAATACTTTGAAAATTTCAGCCGTGTTAAGGCAGAGTTTGCGAAAGAAATCGATTTGCGTTGCGGTTTGGAATTTGGGGTACAGGTTGGCACTATCCCAAAGTACGAGGCTTTGTTTGCGAAATACGCGGACAAGCTGGACTTTGTGCTGCTCTCCATCCATCAGGTGGAGAATAAGGAATTCTGGAATCAGGAATTTCAGCAGGGCCGTAGCCAGCGGGAGTATAACGAGCGGTATTATCAGGAAATGTACGATGTGATGAAGAAGTTCAAGCACTACTCGGTGCTGGCCCATCTGAATCTTATCAGCCGTTATGACAAGCAGGGGAAATATCCCTTTGCTGCAGTCCGGGATATGGTGGCGGAAATCCTGAAACTGGCCATCGCAGATGGCAAGGGCATCGAACTCAACACATCCTCCTGGCATTATGGCCTTGATGATACCATGCCAGCCCGTGATATTTTGCGGCTCTACAAGGATTTGGGAGGGAAAATCATCACCATTGGCTCCGATGCCCATTCAACCAAATATCTGGCTGACCATATGGAAGATGCCAGGGCTATCCTGCGGGATGAGATTGGCATGAAGGAAATCTACACGTTTAAGAATATGGAGTCTGTGGGGCATAAATTGTTGTGAAAATGGAGTTGATGGCATGAGCAAGATTATCTTTATTGATGTAGATGGTACGTTGGTGGATTATGACAATGTTTTGCCGACCTCGGCAGTGGATGTTATCCGCAAGGCCAGAGCCAACGGGCACAAGGTATATATCAGCACGGGCCGTAGCCGGGCAGAGGTTTATCAGGAAATTTGGGATATATCTGGTGCGTAAATTCACGGACGATAAGGAATATCTGGAGAAGGAACTGAAACATGCCCTGCCACGGGTGCAATGCCTGGAGATGAGCATTGAGCACATGACGGGCAAACTGGTGAATGAGTCATAAGGACGGTGAAGAATATGGACTTGAAAAGAATAGAAGGACAGCTGACGGTCTGCAAGCTCAAATCGACGGCAGCTATTGACCTGAATCAGGAGTTCTATTTCATTGGCAAGACCGATGAGGAGATATCTCTTGTATGTAAGACCGAAGATACCCCAACGAAAACGCTGGAGCGTGACGATGGCTGGCGGGCTTTTCGCATACAGGGAACCCTTGATTTTTCGCTGATAGGAATTTTGTCGAAAATATCATCCATCCTGGCTGAAAACAAGATAGGCATATTTGCGGTATCGACCTACAACACAGATTATATTCTGGTCAAAGAGGAGAATTTTGACGCGGCATTGATGGCTTTGGAGAAAAACGGATACAACATAGTGTAGTCATTTGAGAATGACTACACTATATTTTCTCTTGACTTAGAGCAAACTCCAAAGCGTAGACTATAACCAAACAATGAGTAGAGGGGCGTAGCCATGAACAGGAGAGATTTTCTGAAAGTCAGCGGCATACGAAAACCTTGGCAGAAACCACAGCCAAGGCTTTGGGGGCTGACCTTTACGAAATACGGCCAGAGCAACCCTACACTTCCCAGGATTTGAACTACAACGATGAAACCACCCGGGCCACGGTGGAACAGAAGGACGATAAGGCCCATCCGGCTCTGGCCGATAAGAATGCTAAGATTGCCGACTACGAAACCATAGTGCTGGCTTATCCCATCTGGTGGGGACAGGCTTCCCGTATTATGGACACCTTCGTGGAAAGCTATGATTTCACAAACAAAAAAATCACTGCCATCTGTACCTCCGGTGGCAGTGATATCGGCTCCAGTGCCGGTTATCTGGAAAAATCGCCAAGGGCAAGGCTCAGTGGAAGCCAGGCAAGCTCTTCAGCCCTCAGGCTTCGGCAGATGAGATAAAGAGTTGGTTCAATGGCTTAGGATTTTGATGTAAAAAGAAAACTGGTGCTAACCTTACGGCGGGCACCAGTTTTCTTGCACTTGGGGTTATTAGGGAATAGGGAAATGGGGATTATGATTTGAGTTTTTCCGAGCACTTGAGAATTTCATCGTAATGGGAAATCTTGTAGTCCAGCCGCTTCATGGTGGCTTGCAGCTGTTCCATCTGTTCCTGAAGCAGGGCACGCTGCTCTACCAGAATATCCTTGCGGGCTGCTTCGGTGCCTTCCTGAAAGAACAGGTTGACGTAGTCAATGAGGGCTTCTACCTG comes from Selenomonas ruminantium subsp. lactilytica TAM6421 and encodes:
- a CDS encoding histidinol-phosphatase HisJ family protein, with protein sequence MLADYHVHTDFSDDSREPMEEQAKKAISLGLKVMCFTDHVDYGIKKDWDEGDIEYRGGDGIGLAAEELQPLANVDYPQYFENFSRVKAEFAKEIDLRCGLEFGVQVGTIPKYEALFAKYADKLDFVLLSIHQVENKEFWNQEFQQGRSQREYNERYYQEMYDVMKKFKHYSVLAHLNLISRYDKQGKYPFAAVRDMVAEILKLAIADGKGIELNTSSWHYGLDDTMPARDILRLYKDLGGKIITIGSDAHSTKYLADHMEDARAILRDEIGMKEIYTFKNMESVGHKLL
- a CDS encoding alpha/beta hydrolase; the protein is MKIFKLKKLITASLLTMGLMTIGTGVSFAQSKDLIIQGDHGKLAAVLQTPDGAKKYPLVIVCHGFTSNKDTKLMQTLANDLEKEGIATLRFDFNGHGKSEGRFQDMTVLNEIEDAKKVYDYAAKLPNVTSISLAGHSQGGVVASMTAGLLGTDKVKSLALMAPAAVLREDAIRGDCQGSRYDANNVPETIPIKKGLTLGRNYVLTAQTLPIYETAVRYQGPAFMIHGTGDVIAPYTYSQRYHRIYFNGQLKLVPGEDHGFTHDTQGACQAVTDYFVAQLKK
- a CDS encoding ROK family protein, encoding MNRKDVRNHNLKKIRSALRSMRQATKPQLAEHTGLSVMTVNTLVKILQEHGEVELMEDFLPSASEEGGRPARQYRYLADRLLALVMCFYEEAGENRMELGVENLLGDIVSSEKVACHEVSQELLLETIRRYQENYPQLALVMMGLPGVEVDGVMAVIDYPALKGLRLREQLEASTGLPIYLVNDINAAVSGYGMVLGQAVRQETVVGIYWPRNYPPGAGILLNGNLYKGRDGLAGEISCAFDRSTCVPKEITVEQVAEKIVSFVRFWNPHRIVLYHEGIIPCMEAEIRSMCAVSLPERFMPDLILGRPLREDYRRGVHALAGKFLESLGKTGEDS
- a CDS encoding PadR family transcriptional regulator, translated to MAQKNVLKYVVLGLLSHGNLTGYDIKKLFEGELGDFWYSNHSQIYPELKKMEDSGLIASYEDTVGQKMTKTYYRILPQGEEELSGWLSEPLNALPPTRDEFSMKLYLLNDAKNPLVKQIFAQEIARHEEKLQYLESRWETLFTAEEEQAKHYGHSLILRQAINREKQRLQWLREEQAHLPQ
- a CDS encoding MFS transporter, yielding MNQDLERSKAKERYAAGKMRQHSTRALFFVGGFGAASWAPLVPLLRERLAIGEDVLGMLLLCIGIGSLLTMPLSGAAAVRFGCRKTLTLAGTFFALFLLALCLVDSMVLAVVSLLVFGAMMGCIDVVANIQAVLVEKAAKRRLMSGMHALWSVGGFAGAGLFGIWVGTLGLTPFISTCIATGIMLATLSIFSRHLLPFGGEGGGAMVAVPKGIVTFVGVVACIAFLVEGAIMDWSGVFLTSVRGFDMSLAGTGFTVFSAAMLIMRLLGDATVQKLGQKPVVLGGSLLAFLGFLMVIFAPSQLLLYAGFFAIGIGSANIVPVFFSLLGKQKDMPISMAVPAVSTLGYLGILMGPAAIGFLAHQTSLYAAFGLLAALVAVQAIIAAYVYKKVL
- a CDS encoding ATP--cob(I)alamin adenosyltransferase, with amino-acid sequence MYNDAFVGRERELTKLDKMYSSKKQNVALIYGRRRVGKSELIKHFIQKYNHDAVYYECKQTTELNNVSSLSTLISEKFSLPPLAFSGIEELLEFMFKQACEKKIILVLDEYPYLQKTVTGLDSILQSLIDRYMSKSQMKLIICGSFVETMKKLLLRHNPLYGRVSLVLNLKPMNYLESAKFYPSFSNEDKVRLYSVFGGIPYYNSLIDEELSVKENIMELLTLPGSRLEDEVSMYLNAELSKITNANEVFEALTRGFTRFSDILSQSHITNSPTLSKVLEKLINMDMVEKEAPINDSNNKKKTGYYISDNMSSFYYKYVFRYASQRRIMNPEVFYERYIEKDFEQTYVPKRFEDICKQFLILKNQQGDMAEPFEAIGKYYYDLPKEHKNGEFDVVTKDDRGYAFYEAKFRETPVTAAMIEEEIRQVNDTGLYCYQYGFFSRSGYEDFTRSDVVKYTLDDLYNT
- a CDS encoding ACT domain-containing protein; protein product: MDLKRIEGQLTVCKLKSTAAIDLNQEFYFIGKTDEEISLVCKTEDTPTKTLERDDGWRAFRIQGTLDFSLIGILSKISSILAENKIGIFAVSTYNTDYILVKEENFDAALMALEKNGYNIV
- a CDS encoding MerR family transcriptional regulator, encoding MTIKEVSKKYDLSADTIRYYERIGLIPHVPRKENGIRDFDETACGWVEFAKCMRGAGVQVEALIDYVNLFFQEGTEAARKDILVEQRALLQEQMEQLQATMKRLDYKISHYDEILKCSEKLKS
- a CDS encoding flavodoxin, whose translation is MAETTAKALGADLYEIRPEQPYTSQDLNYNDETTRATVEQKDDKAHPALADKNAKIADYETIVLAYPIWWGQASRIMDTFVESYDFTNKKITAICTSGGSDIGSSAGYLEKSPRARLSGSQASSSALRLRQMR
- a CDS encoding phenolic acid decarboxylase — protein: MKFKDLSDFLGTHFIYTYDNGWEYEWYAKNDHTVDYRIHGGMVAGRWVKDQKADIVKLTDGVFKVTWTEPTGTDVALDFMPNENKMHGTIFFPKWVQDHPEITVCFQNEHIDLMHESRDKYENYPKYLVPEFAKITYIGKAGLDNEDVIAEAPYEGMTNEIREGRYFDANYSRLKK